The proteins below come from a single Orcinus orca chromosome 6, mOrcOrc1.1, whole genome shotgun sequence genomic window:
- the LOC125964911 gene encoding guanine nucleotide exchange factor subunit RIC1-like, translating into HSSIHHPSIHPPFIHPSIHPFVHPHHPPIHPSTIHPIHPSIHPSIHPSTIHPPTHPSIHPFIHPSIHPSSIHPSIHPSILSSTIYSSIHPPIHPSTIHPPIHPSTHLSIHPSFHPPIHPSIHPPSTHPSIHPPIYPSIHPFIHHILIHPPIHPSTIRPIHPSIRPSIHPPSTHPSIHPSTIHPSIRPSTHHPPIYPSLQPSTIHSSNQPASQPANK; encoded by the coding sequence CATTCGTCTATccaccatccatctatccatccccCATTCATTCATCCGTCCATCCACCCATTCGTCCATCCacaccatccacccatccatccatccactatccaccccatccatccatccatccatccatccatccatccatccaccatccacccacccacccatccatccatccatccattcatccacccatccatccatccatccagcatccacccatctatccatccatccatcctttcatCCACCATAtactcatccatccacccacccatccatccatccaccatccacccacccatccatccatccacccatctatccatccatccatcctttcatccacccatccatccatccatccatccaccatccacccacccatccatccatccacccatctatccatccatccatcctttcatCCACCATAtactcatccatccacccatccatccatccaccatccgccccatccacccatccatccgtccatccatccacccaccatccacccacccatccatccatccatccacaatacacccatccatccgtccatccacccaCCATCCACCCATTTATCCATCCCTCCAACCATCCACCATCCACTCATCcaaccagccagccagccagccagctaaCAAGTAA